From the genome of Chroicocephalus ridibundus chromosome 1, bChrRid1.1, whole genome shotgun sequence, one region includes:
- the RPS11 gene encoding small ribosomal subunit protein uS17, whose protein sequence is MADTQTERAYQKQPTIFQNKKRVLLGEGGKEKLPRYYKNIGLGFKTPKEAIEGTYIDKKCPFTGNVSIRGRILSGVVTKMKMQRTIVIRRDYLHYIRKYNRFEKRHKNMSVHLSPCFRDVQIGDIVTVGECRPLSKTVRFNVLKVTKAAGTKKQFQKF, encoded by the exons ATGGCGGACACGCAG ACCGAGCGGGCCTATCAGAAGCAGCCCACCATCTTCCAGAACAAGAAGCGGGTGCTGCTGGGCgagggtgggaaggagaagcTTCCCCGCTACTATAAAAACATCGGCCTGGGCTTCAAGACTCCCAAGGAG GCGATTGAGGGCACCTACATCGACAAGAAGTGTCCCTTCACTGGTAATGTCTCTATCCGGGGACGAATCCTATCAG GTGTGGTTACTAAGATGAAGATGCAACGCACCATCGTCATCCGGCGGGACTACCTGCACTACATCCGCAAGTACAACCGCTTCGAGAAACGCCACAAGAACATGTCCGTGCACCTCTCCCCCTGCTTCAG GGATGTCCAGATCGGAGACATTGTCACCGTGGGAGAGTGCCGTCCCCTCAGCAAGACTGTCCGGTTCAACGTCCTCAAAGTCACAAAGGCTGCCGGTACCAAGAAGCAATTCCAGAAGTTTTAA